A genomic region of Antennarius striatus isolate MH-2024 chromosome 2, ASM4005453v1, whole genome shotgun sequence contains the following coding sequences:
- the rap1gapa gene encoding rap1 GTPase-activating protein 1 isoform X9 encodes MPQRKRSFTFGAYGGVDKTFSKSRSIWKQDGSDSKISATLEPQLFHPPLSYNTSPFYKPTDLFEMIERMQGNRMDEQRCTFPPPLKTEEDYIPYPSVHEVLGRRSPFPLILLPQFGGYWIEGTNHELSDVVDVEKLQTLSPNSRTKLECNTTAMIYRKHFLGKEHFNYYSVDSALGHLVFSLKYDVIGDQEHLRLMLRNKLKTHHDVIPISCLTEFPNVVQMAKLVCEEVNVDRFFPVLYPKASRLIVTFDEHVISNNFKFGVIYQKFGQTTEEELFGNSKESPAFVEFLEFLGEKIELHNFKGFRGGLDVTHGQTGTESVYCNYRNKEVMFHVSTKLPYTEGDAQQLQRKRHIGNDIVAIVFQEENTPFVPDMIASNFLHAYIVVQAVSPCSDNVLYRVSVTARDDVPFFGPTLPNPAVFQKGPEFHEFLFTKLINAEYACCKAEKFAKLEERTRSALLETLYEELHVNSQAMMGVGGEDDKLENGSGGGGGFFESFKSLIIPGKSPTRKKSGPFSSRRSSAIGIENIQEVQEKNGKENSSNTQKTPDSGHVSQDPKSDNSSNQSSPEMLTTTKNSSCLGGRAPSIPEGQDLSRSSSNDSSLASVVEENETEATDYDTGMESLSSAGTPHKRDSLTYITCLEDSISSTSTNSRGNSPGPGKPDRGKGTDIRIKLERPLDHHSSSNC; translated from the exons CCCAcagatttatttgaaatgaTTGAAAGGATGCAG GGCAACAGGATGGACGAGCAGAGGTGCACTTTTCCTCCCCCACTCAAG ACTGAGGAGGACTACATTCCATACCCGAGTGTCCACGAG GTTTTGGGAAGAAGAAGCCCCTTTCCTCTCATTCTCTTACCTCAGTTTGGGGGTTACTGGATCGAAGGGACCAACCACGAGCTGAGCGACGTGGTCGACGTTGAAAAGCTACAGACGCTGTCTCCAAACAGTCGAACCAAGCTGGAATGTAACACGACGGCGATGATCTATCGGAAACACTTCCTGGGCAAG GAACACTTTAATTACTATTCAGTGGACAGCGCCCTCGGACATCTGGTGTTCTCTCTCAAGTATGATGTGATCGGCGACCAGGAACATCTCCGTTTAATGCTCAG GAACAAGCTGAAGACCCACCATGATGTGATTCCCATCTCCTGTTTAACAGAGTTTCCCAACGTGGTCCAAATGGCCAAG CTTGTCTGTGAAGAGGTCAACGTGGATCGCTTCTTTCCTGTTCTTTACCCAAAG GCTTCAAGACTGATTGTCACCTTTGATGAACATGTCATCAGCAACAATTTCAAGTTCGGAGTCATTTATCAAAAGTTCGGACAG accacagaagaagagctgTTTGGCAACAGTAAAGAGAGTCCTGCCTTTGTTGAGTTCCTGGAGTTTCTAGGAGAGAAAATTGAGCTGCACAACTTTAAAGG TTTCCGAGGGGGGTTAGATGTGACTCACGGGCAGACTGGCACAGAATCTGTCTACTGCAACTACCGCAACAAAGAGGTCATGTTCCACGTGTCCACAAAGCTGCCTTACACAGAGGGGGACGCCCAGCAG ttgcagagaaagcGGCACATAGGGAACGACATCGTGGCGATTGTATTCCAAGAGGAAAACACTCCCTTTGTTCCCGACATGATCGCCTCAAATTTTCTCCATGCCTACATCGTGGTCCAAGCAGTCAGTCCCTGCTCTGATAATGTTCTCTACAGG GTGTCAGTGACAGCCCGGGATGATGTACCTTTCTTTGGCCCAACCCTCCCAAACCCTGCTGTCTTTCAAAAA GGCCCTGAATTCCATGAATTCCTTTTTACTAAGCTCATCAATGCCGAATACGCCTGTTGCAAAGCGGAAAAATTTGCCAAATTAGAG GAACGAACACGGTCAGCCTTGTTGGAGACCCTGTATGAGGAGCTCCATGTGAACAGCCAGGCCATGATGGGCGTTGGAGGAGAGGATGACAAGTTGGAAAAcgggagtggaggaggagggggattCTTTGAGTCCTTCAAG TCATTGATCATCCCAGGGAAAAGCCCCACAAGGAAAAAGTCTGGTCCTTTCAGTTCCAGGAGAAGCAGTGCCATCGGTATCGAAAACATTCAAGAAGTCCAGGAGAAGAA CGGTAAGGAGAACTCCTCAAATACCCAGAAGACGCCTGACAGCGGTCACGTCTCTCAAGATCCCAAGTCGGACaactcgtccaatcagagctcacCTGAGATGCTCACAACCACCAAGAACAG TTCTTGTCTCGGTGGCAGGGCTCCATCCATCCCTGAGGGTCAAGACCTCTCCCGCTCCTCCTCCAATGACAGCAGCCTGGCCAGTGTGGTGGAGGAGAACGAGACGGAGGCCACAGACTATGACACTGGCATG GAGAGTCTGTCATCCGCCGGGACGCCACACAAACGAGATTCCCTGACCTACATCACCTGTCTGGAGGacagcatcagcagcaccagTACCAACAGCCGTGGAAACTCCCCAG GGCCTGGTAAACCTGATCGAGGGAAGGGGACAGACATCCGAATCAAACTGGAGCGACCGCTGGATCACCACTCCTCATCG AACTGttag
- the rap1gapa gene encoding rap1 GTPase-activating protein 1 isoform X5 has product MPQRKRSFTFGAYGGVDKTFSKSRSIWKQDGSDSKISATLEPQLFHPPLSYNTSPFYKPTDLFEMIERMQGNRMDEQRCTFPPPLKTEEDYIPYPSVHEVLGRRSPFPLILLPQFGGYWIEGTNHELSDVVDVEKLQTLSPNSRTKLECNTTAMIYRKHFLGKEHFNYYSVDSALGHLVFSLKYDVIGDQEHLRLMLRNKLKTHHDVIPISCLTEFPNVVQMAKLVCEEVNVDRFFPVLYPKASRLIVTFDEHVISNNFKFGVIYQKFGQTTEEELFGNSKESPAFVEFLEFLGEKIELHNFKGFRGGLDVTHGQTGTESVYCNYRNKEVMFHVSTKLPYTEGDAQQLQRKRHIGNDIVAIVFQEENTPFVPDMIASNFLHAYIVVQAVSPCSDNVLYRVSVTARDDVPFFGPTLPNPAVFQKGPEFHEFLFTKLINAEYACCKAEKFAKLEERTRSALLETLYEELHVNSQAMMGVGGEDDKLENGSGGGGGFFESFKRVIRNRSQSMESLGVTNKKLHTTSTSFSSSFNHEPAESPKFPRISLIIPGKSPTRKKSGPFSSRRSSAIGIENIQEVQEKNGKENSSNTQKTPDSGHVSQDPKSDNSSNQSSPEMLTTTKNRAPSIPEGQDLSRSSSNDSSLASVVEENETEATDYDTGMESLSSAGTPHKRDSLTYITCLEDSISSTSTNSRGNSPGPGKPDRGKGTDIRIKLERPLDHHSSSNC; this is encoded by the exons CCCAcagatttatttgaaatgaTTGAAAGGATGCAG GGCAACAGGATGGACGAGCAGAGGTGCACTTTTCCTCCCCCACTCAAG ACTGAGGAGGACTACATTCCATACCCGAGTGTCCACGAG GTTTTGGGAAGAAGAAGCCCCTTTCCTCTCATTCTCTTACCTCAGTTTGGGGGTTACTGGATCGAAGGGACCAACCACGAGCTGAGCGACGTGGTCGACGTTGAAAAGCTACAGACGCTGTCTCCAAACAGTCGAACCAAGCTGGAATGTAACACGACGGCGATGATCTATCGGAAACACTTCCTGGGCAAG GAACACTTTAATTACTATTCAGTGGACAGCGCCCTCGGACATCTGGTGTTCTCTCTCAAGTATGATGTGATCGGCGACCAGGAACATCTCCGTTTAATGCTCAG GAACAAGCTGAAGACCCACCATGATGTGATTCCCATCTCCTGTTTAACAGAGTTTCCCAACGTGGTCCAAATGGCCAAG CTTGTCTGTGAAGAGGTCAACGTGGATCGCTTCTTTCCTGTTCTTTACCCAAAG GCTTCAAGACTGATTGTCACCTTTGATGAACATGTCATCAGCAACAATTTCAAGTTCGGAGTCATTTATCAAAAGTTCGGACAG accacagaagaagagctgTTTGGCAACAGTAAAGAGAGTCCTGCCTTTGTTGAGTTCCTGGAGTTTCTAGGAGAGAAAATTGAGCTGCACAACTTTAAAGG TTTCCGAGGGGGGTTAGATGTGACTCACGGGCAGACTGGCACAGAATCTGTCTACTGCAACTACCGCAACAAAGAGGTCATGTTCCACGTGTCCACAAAGCTGCCTTACACAGAGGGGGACGCCCAGCAG ttgcagagaaagcGGCACATAGGGAACGACATCGTGGCGATTGTATTCCAAGAGGAAAACACTCCCTTTGTTCCCGACATGATCGCCTCAAATTTTCTCCATGCCTACATCGTGGTCCAAGCAGTCAGTCCCTGCTCTGATAATGTTCTCTACAGG GTGTCAGTGACAGCCCGGGATGATGTACCTTTCTTTGGCCCAACCCTCCCAAACCCTGCTGTCTTTCAAAAA GGCCCTGAATTCCATGAATTCCTTTTTACTAAGCTCATCAATGCCGAATACGCCTGTTGCAAAGCGGAAAAATTTGCCAAATTAGAG GAACGAACACGGTCAGCCTTGTTGGAGACCCTGTATGAGGAGCTCCATGTGAACAGCCAGGCCATGATGGGCGTTGGAGGAGAGGATGACAAGTTGGAAAAcgggagtggaggaggagggggattCTTTGAGTCCTTCAAG CGGGTGATCCGTAACAGGAGCCAGTCTATGGAGTCGCTGGGTGTTACTAACAAGAAACTGCACACAACCTCCACtagcttcagcagcagctttaacCACGAGCCTGCAGAGAGCCCCAAATTCCCACGGATA TCATTGATCATCCCAGGGAAAAGCCCCACAAGGAAAAAGTCTGGTCCTTTCAGTTCCAGGAGAAGCAGTGCCATCGGTATCGAAAACATTCAAGAAGTCCAGGAGAAGAA CGGTAAGGAGAACTCCTCAAATACCCAGAAGACGCCTGACAGCGGTCACGTCTCTCAAGATCCCAAGTCGGACaactcgtccaatcagagctcacCTGAGATGCTCACAACCACCAAGAACAG GGCTCCATCCATCCCTGAGGGTCAAGACCTCTCCCGCTCCTCCTCCAATGACAGCAGCCTGGCCAGTGTGGTGGAGGAGAACGAGACGGAGGCCACAGACTATGACACTGGCATG GAGAGTCTGTCATCCGCCGGGACGCCACACAAACGAGATTCCCTGACCTACATCACCTGTCTGGAGGacagcatcagcagcaccagTACCAACAGCCGTGGAAACTCCCCAG GGCCTGGTAAACCTGATCGAGGGAAGGGGACAGACATCCGAATCAAACTGGAGCGACCGCTGGATCACCACTCCTCATCG AACTGttag
- the rap1gapa gene encoding rap1 GTPase-activating protein 1 isoform X4: MPQRKRSFTFGAYGGVDKTFSKSRSIWKQDGSDSKISATLEPQLFHPPLSYNTSPFYKPTDLFEMIERMQGNRMDEQRCTFPPPLKTEEDYIPYPSVHEVLGRRSPFPLILLPQFGGYWIEGTNHELSDVVDVEKLQTLSPNSRTKLECNTTAMIYRKHFLGKEHFNYYSVDSALGHLVFSLKYDVIGDQEHLRLMLRNKLKTHHDVIPISCLTEFPNVVQMAKLVCEEVNVDRFFPVLYPKASRLIVTFDEHVISNNFKFGVIYQKFGQTTEEELFGNSKESPAFVEFLEFLGEKIELHNFKGFRGGLDVTHGQTGTESVYCNYRNKEVMFHVSTKLPYTEGDAQQLQRKRHIGNDIVAIVFQEENTPFVPDMIASNFLHAYIVVQAVSPCSDNVLYRVSVTARDDVPFFGPTLPNPAVFQKGPEFHEFLFTKLINAEYACCKAEKFAKLEERTRSALLETLYEELHVNSQAMMGVGGEDDKLENGSGGGGGFFESFKRVIRNRSQSMESLGVTNKKLHTTSTSFSSSFNHEPAESPKFPRISLIIPGKSPTRKKSGPFSSRRSSAIGIENIQEVQEKNGKENSSNTQKTPDSGHVSQDPKSDNSSNQSSPEMLTTTKNSSCLGGRAPSIPEGQDLSRSSSNDSSLASVVEENETEATDYDTGMESLSSAGTPHKRDSLTYITCLEDSISSTSTNSRGNSPGPGKPDRGKGTDIRIKLERPLDHHSSSNC; this comes from the exons CCCAcagatttatttgaaatgaTTGAAAGGATGCAG GGCAACAGGATGGACGAGCAGAGGTGCACTTTTCCTCCCCCACTCAAG ACTGAGGAGGACTACATTCCATACCCGAGTGTCCACGAG GTTTTGGGAAGAAGAAGCCCCTTTCCTCTCATTCTCTTACCTCAGTTTGGGGGTTACTGGATCGAAGGGACCAACCACGAGCTGAGCGACGTGGTCGACGTTGAAAAGCTACAGACGCTGTCTCCAAACAGTCGAACCAAGCTGGAATGTAACACGACGGCGATGATCTATCGGAAACACTTCCTGGGCAAG GAACACTTTAATTACTATTCAGTGGACAGCGCCCTCGGACATCTGGTGTTCTCTCTCAAGTATGATGTGATCGGCGACCAGGAACATCTCCGTTTAATGCTCAG GAACAAGCTGAAGACCCACCATGATGTGATTCCCATCTCCTGTTTAACAGAGTTTCCCAACGTGGTCCAAATGGCCAAG CTTGTCTGTGAAGAGGTCAACGTGGATCGCTTCTTTCCTGTTCTTTACCCAAAG GCTTCAAGACTGATTGTCACCTTTGATGAACATGTCATCAGCAACAATTTCAAGTTCGGAGTCATTTATCAAAAGTTCGGACAG accacagaagaagagctgTTTGGCAACAGTAAAGAGAGTCCTGCCTTTGTTGAGTTCCTGGAGTTTCTAGGAGAGAAAATTGAGCTGCACAACTTTAAAGG TTTCCGAGGGGGGTTAGATGTGACTCACGGGCAGACTGGCACAGAATCTGTCTACTGCAACTACCGCAACAAAGAGGTCATGTTCCACGTGTCCACAAAGCTGCCTTACACAGAGGGGGACGCCCAGCAG ttgcagagaaagcGGCACATAGGGAACGACATCGTGGCGATTGTATTCCAAGAGGAAAACACTCCCTTTGTTCCCGACATGATCGCCTCAAATTTTCTCCATGCCTACATCGTGGTCCAAGCAGTCAGTCCCTGCTCTGATAATGTTCTCTACAGG GTGTCAGTGACAGCCCGGGATGATGTACCTTTCTTTGGCCCAACCCTCCCAAACCCTGCTGTCTTTCAAAAA GGCCCTGAATTCCATGAATTCCTTTTTACTAAGCTCATCAATGCCGAATACGCCTGTTGCAAAGCGGAAAAATTTGCCAAATTAGAG GAACGAACACGGTCAGCCTTGTTGGAGACCCTGTATGAGGAGCTCCATGTGAACAGCCAGGCCATGATGGGCGTTGGAGGAGAGGATGACAAGTTGGAAAAcgggagtggaggaggagggggattCTTTGAGTCCTTCAAG CGGGTGATCCGTAACAGGAGCCAGTCTATGGAGTCGCTGGGTGTTACTAACAAGAAACTGCACACAACCTCCACtagcttcagcagcagctttaacCACGAGCCTGCAGAGAGCCCCAAATTCCCACGGATA TCATTGATCATCCCAGGGAAAAGCCCCACAAGGAAAAAGTCTGGTCCTTTCAGTTCCAGGAGAAGCAGTGCCATCGGTATCGAAAACATTCAAGAAGTCCAGGAGAAGAA CGGTAAGGAGAACTCCTCAAATACCCAGAAGACGCCTGACAGCGGTCACGTCTCTCAAGATCCCAAGTCGGACaactcgtccaatcagagctcacCTGAGATGCTCACAACCACCAAGAACAG TTCTTGTCTCGGTGGCAGGGCTCCATCCATCCCTGAGGGTCAAGACCTCTCCCGCTCCTCCTCCAATGACAGCAGCCTGGCCAGTGTGGTGGAGGAGAACGAGACGGAGGCCACAGACTATGACACTGGCATG GAGAGTCTGTCATCCGCCGGGACGCCACACAAACGAGATTCCCTGACCTACATCACCTGTCTGGAGGacagcatcagcagcaccagTACCAACAGCCGTGGAAACTCCCCAG GGCCTGGTAAACCTGATCGAGGGAAGGGGACAGACATCCGAATCAAACTGGAGCGACCGCTGGATCACCACTCCTCATCG AACTGttag
- the rap1gapa gene encoding rap1 GTPase-activating protein 1 isoform X2, protein MPQRKRSFTFGAYGGVDKTFSKSRSIWKQDGSDSKISATLEPQLFHPPLSYNTSPFYKPTDLFEMIERMQGNRMDEQRCTFPPPLKTEEDYIPYPSVHEVLGRRSPFPLILLPQFGGYWIEGTNHELSDVVDVEKLQTLSPNSRTKLECNTTAMIYRKHFLGKEHFNYYSVDSALGHLVFSLKYDVIGDQEHLRLMLRNKLKTHHDVIPISCLTEFPNVVQMAKLVCEEVNVDRFFPVLYPKASRLIVTFDEHVISNNFKFGVIYQKFGQTTEEELFGNSKESPAFVEFLEFLGEKIELHNFKGFRGGLDVTHGQTGTESVYCNYRNKEVMFHVSTKLPYTEGDAQQLQRKRHIGNDIVAIVFQEENTPFVPDMIASNFLHAYIVVQAVSPCSDNVLYRVSVTARDDVPFFGPTLPNPAVFQKGPEFHEFLFTKLINAEYACCKAEKFAKLEERTRSALLETLYEELHVNSQAMMGVGGEDDKLENGSGGGGGFFESFKRVIRNRSQSMESLGVTNKKLHTTSTSFSSSFNHEPAESPKFPRISLLIPGKSPSKYGRRGSAIGIGTVEESLIIPGKSPTRKKSGPFSSRRSSAIGIENIQEVQEKNGKENSSNTQKTPDSGHVSQDPKSDNSSNQSSPEMLTTTKNRAPSIPEGQDLSRSSSNDSSLASVVEENETEATDYDTGMESLSSAGTPHKRDSLTYITCLEDSISSTSTNSRGNSPGPGKPDRGKGTDIRIKLERPLDHHSSSNC, encoded by the exons CCCAcagatttatttgaaatgaTTGAAAGGATGCAG GGCAACAGGATGGACGAGCAGAGGTGCACTTTTCCTCCCCCACTCAAG ACTGAGGAGGACTACATTCCATACCCGAGTGTCCACGAG GTTTTGGGAAGAAGAAGCCCCTTTCCTCTCATTCTCTTACCTCAGTTTGGGGGTTACTGGATCGAAGGGACCAACCACGAGCTGAGCGACGTGGTCGACGTTGAAAAGCTACAGACGCTGTCTCCAAACAGTCGAACCAAGCTGGAATGTAACACGACGGCGATGATCTATCGGAAACACTTCCTGGGCAAG GAACACTTTAATTACTATTCAGTGGACAGCGCCCTCGGACATCTGGTGTTCTCTCTCAAGTATGATGTGATCGGCGACCAGGAACATCTCCGTTTAATGCTCAG GAACAAGCTGAAGACCCACCATGATGTGATTCCCATCTCCTGTTTAACAGAGTTTCCCAACGTGGTCCAAATGGCCAAG CTTGTCTGTGAAGAGGTCAACGTGGATCGCTTCTTTCCTGTTCTTTACCCAAAG GCTTCAAGACTGATTGTCACCTTTGATGAACATGTCATCAGCAACAATTTCAAGTTCGGAGTCATTTATCAAAAGTTCGGACAG accacagaagaagagctgTTTGGCAACAGTAAAGAGAGTCCTGCCTTTGTTGAGTTCCTGGAGTTTCTAGGAGAGAAAATTGAGCTGCACAACTTTAAAGG TTTCCGAGGGGGGTTAGATGTGACTCACGGGCAGACTGGCACAGAATCTGTCTACTGCAACTACCGCAACAAAGAGGTCATGTTCCACGTGTCCACAAAGCTGCCTTACACAGAGGGGGACGCCCAGCAG ttgcagagaaagcGGCACATAGGGAACGACATCGTGGCGATTGTATTCCAAGAGGAAAACACTCCCTTTGTTCCCGACATGATCGCCTCAAATTTTCTCCATGCCTACATCGTGGTCCAAGCAGTCAGTCCCTGCTCTGATAATGTTCTCTACAGG GTGTCAGTGACAGCCCGGGATGATGTACCTTTCTTTGGCCCAACCCTCCCAAACCCTGCTGTCTTTCAAAAA GGCCCTGAATTCCATGAATTCCTTTTTACTAAGCTCATCAATGCCGAATACGCCTGTTGCAAAGCGGAAAAATTTGCCAAATTAGAG GAACGAACACGGTCAGCCTTGTTGGAGACCCTGTATGAGGAGCTCCATGTGAACAGCCAGGCCATGATGGGCGTTGGAGGAGAGGATGACAAGTTGGAAAAcgggagtggaggaggagggggattCTTTGAGTCCTTCAAG CGGGTGATCCGTAACAGGAGCCAGTCTATGGAGTCGCTGGGTGTTACTAACAAGAAACTGCACACAACCTCCACtagcttcagcagcagctttaacCACGAGCCTGCAGAGAGCCCCAAATTCCCACGGATA TCATTGCTTATCCCAGGCAAAAGTCCCAGTAAATATGGACGTCGAGGCAGTGCCATAGGGATAGGAACAGTAGAAGAG TCATTGATCATCCCAGGGAAAAGCCCCACAAGGAAAAAGTCTGGTCCTTTCAGTTCCAGGAGAAGCAGTGCCATCGGTATCGAAAACATTCAAGAAGTCCAGGAGAAGAA CGGTAAGGAGAACTCCTCAAATACCCAGAAGACGCCTGACAGCGGTCACGTCTCTCAAGATCCCAAGTCGGACaactcgtccaatcagagctcacCTGAGATGCTCACAACCACCAAGAACAG GGCTCCATCCATCCCTGAGGGTCAAGACCTCTCCCGCTCCTCCTCCAATGACAGCAGCCTGGCCAGTGTGGTGGAGGAGAACGAGACGGAGGCCACAGACTATGACACTGGCATG GAGAGTCTGTCATCCGCCGGGACGCCACACAAACGAGATTCCCTGACCTACATCACCTGTCTGGAGGacagcatcagcagcaccagTACCAACAGCCGTGGAAACTCCCCAG GGCCTGGTAAACCTGATCGAGGGAAGGGGACAGACATCCGAATCAAACTGGAGCGACCGCTGGATCACCACTCCTCATCG AACTGttag
- the rap1gapa gene encoding rap1 GTPase-activating protein 1 isoform X7: MPQRKRSFTFGAYGGVDKTFSKSRSIWKQDGSDSKISATLEPQLFHPPLSYNTSPFYKPTDLFEMIERMQGNRMDEQRCTFPPPLKTEEDYIPYPSVHEVLGRRSPFPLILLPQFGGYWIEGTNHELSDVVDVEKLQTLSPNSRTKLECNTTAMIYRKHFLGKEHFNYYSVDSALGHLVFSLKYDVIGDQEHLRLMLRNKLKTHHDVIPISCLTEFPNVVQMAKLVCEEVNVDRFFPVLYPKASRLIVTFDEHVISNNFKFGVIYQKFGQTTEEELFGNSKESPAFVEFLEFLGEKIELHNFKGFRGGLDVTHGQTGTESVYCNYRNKEVMFHVSTKLPYTEGDAQQLQRKRHIGNDIVAIVFQEENTPFVPDMIASNFLHAYIVVQAVSPCSDNVLYRVSVTARDDVPFFGPTLPNPAVFQKGPEFHEFLFTKLINAEYACCKAEKFAKLEERTRSALLETLYEELHVNSQAMMGVGGEDDKLENGSGGGGGFFESFKSLLIPGKSPSKYGRRGSAIGIGTVEESLIIPGKSPTRKKSGPFSSRRSSAIGIENIQEVQEKNGKENSSNTQKTPDSGHVSQDPKSDNSSNQSSPEMLTTTKNSSCLGGRAPSIPEGQDLSRSSSNDSSLASVVEENETEATDYDTGMESLSSAGTPHKRDSLTYITCLEDSISSTSTNSRGNSPGPGKPDRGKGTDIRIKLERPLDHHSSSNC, translated from the exons CCCAcagatttatttgaaatgaTTGAAAGGATGCAG GGCAACAGGATGGACGAGCAGAGGTGCACTTTTCCTCCCCCACTCAAG ACTGAGGAGGACTACATTCCATACCCGAGTGTCCACGAG GTTTTGGGAAGAAGAAGCCCCTTTCCTCTCATTCTCTTACCTCAGTTTGGGGGTTACTGGATCGAAGGGACCAACCACGAGCTGAGCGACGTGGTCGACGTTGAAAAGCTACAGACGCTGTCTCCAAACAGTCGAACCAAGCTGGAATGTAACACGACGGCGATGATCTATCGGAAACACTTCCTGGGCAAG GAACACTTTAATTACTATTCAGTGGACAGCGCCCTCGGACATCTGGTGTTCTCTCTCAAGTATGATGTGATCGGCGACCAGGAACATCTCCGTTTAATGCTCAG GAACAAGCTGAAGACCCACCATGATGTGATTCCCATCTCCTGTTTAACAGAGTTTCCCAACGTGGTCCAAATGGCCAAG CTTGTCTGTGAAGAGGTCAACGTGGATCGCTTCTTTCCTGTTCTTTACCCAAAG GCTTCAAGACTGATTGTCACCTTTGATGAACATGTCATCAGCAACAATTTCAAGTTCGGAGTCATTTATCAAAAGTTCGGACAG accacagaagaagagctgTTTGGCAACAGTAAAGAGAGTCCTGCCTTTGTTGAGTTCCTGGAGTTTCTAGGAGAGAAAATTGAGCTGCACAACTTTAAAGG TTTCCGAGGGGGGTTAGATGTGACTCACGGGCAGACTGGCACAGAATCTGTCTACTGCAACTACCGCAACAAAGAGGTCATGTTCCACGTGTCCACAAAGCTGCCTTACACAGAGGGGGACGCCCAGCAG ttgcagagaaagcGGCACATAGGGAACGACATCGTGGCGATTGTATTCCAAGAGGAAAACACTCCCTTTGTTCCCGACATGATCGCCTCAAATTTTCTCCATGCCTACATCGTGGTCCAAGCAGTCAGTCCCTGCTCTGATAATGTTCTCTACAGG GTGTCAGTGACAGCCCGGGATGATGTACCTTTCTTTGGCCCAACCCTCCCAAACCCTGCTGTCTTTCAAAAA GGCCCTGAATTCCATGAATTCCTTTTTACTAAGCTCATCAATGCCGAATACGCCTGTTGCAAAGCGGAAAAATTTGCCAAATTAGAG GAACGAACACGGTCAGCCTTGTTGGAGACCCTGTATGAGGAGCTCCATGTGAACAGCCAGGCCATGATGGGCGTTGGAGGAGAGGATGACAAGTTGGAAAAcgggagtggaggaggagggggattCTTTGAGTCCTTCAAG TCATTGCTTATCCCAGGCAAAAGTCCCAGTAAATATGGACGTCGAGGCAGTGCCATAGGGATAGGAACAGTAGAAGAG TCATTGATCATCCCAGGGAAAAGCCCCACAAGGAAAAAGTCTGGTCCTTTCAGTTCCAGGAGAAGCAGTGCCATCGGTATCGAAAACATTCAAGAAGTCCAGGAGAAGAA CGGTAAGGAGAACTCCTCAAATACCCAGAAGACGCCTGACAGCGGTCACGTCTCTCAAGATCCCAAGTCGGACaactcgtccaatcagagctcacCTGAGATGCTCACAACCACCAAGAACAG TTCTTGTCTCGGTGGCAGGGCTCCATCCATCCCTGAGGGTCAAGACCTCTCCCGCTCCTCCTCCAATGACAGCAGCCTGGCCAGTGTGGTGGAGGAGAACGAGACGGAGGCCACAGACTATGACACTGGCATG GAGAGTCTGTCATCCGCCGGGACGCCACACAAACGAGATTCCCTGACCTACATCACCTGTCTGGAGGacagcatcagcagcaccagTACCAACAGCCGTGGAAACTCCCCAG GGCCTGGTAAACCTGATCGAGGGAAGGGGACAGACATCCGAATCAAACTGGAGCGACCGCTGGATCACCACTCCTCATCG AACTGttag